A stretch of the Bacillus mesophilus genome encodes the following:
- a CDS encoding alpha/beta fold hydrolase, whose protein sequence is MQVVTINNEQIAYEDIGSGEPIIFIHPPGMGRVVFEKQKPLSNQYRMIIPDLVGQGDSTFDGKSSISVKRFAKDIIELMDVLRIQKAVIFGYSAGGIITQFLGIHYPERIRALIISGAYPIVDNFTLKTEHQLGVYAIKKSKKFLSSVLAVSHTKNKVFRKNLKNHMMKSNSDVWGKYYIESLKFNCKNEINKIQMPVLILYGSKADYINMYNKFYKKHLPSLRVHFVQNESHQIPTRRSEEVNKVAISFLDELKE, encoded by the coding sequence ATGCAGGTAGTAACTATAAATAACGAACAAATCGCTTACGAGGATATCGGTAGTGGCGAACCGATTATATTTATCCATCCACCTGGAATGGGTAGAGTTGTCTTCGAAAAGCAGAAGCCGTTGTCAAATCAATATCGCATGATTATTCCTGATTTAGTTGGACAAGGTGATAGTACCTTTGACGGTAAGTCCTCTATCTCTGTTAAACGATTTGCAAAGGATATCATAGAGTTAATGGATGTTCTCCGAATTCAGAAGGCAGTGATCTTTGGTTACTCTGCTGGAGGGATTATCACTCAATTTTTAGGAATCCACTATCCTGAACGAATACGAGCACTTATTATCTCTGGTGCTTATCCGATTGTGGATAACTTTACACTTAAAACAGAACATCAACTAGGGGTATATGCGATAAAAAAGAGTAAAAAGTTTTTATCAAGTGTTCTTGCCGTCAGTCATACAAAGAACAAGGTTTTTCGAAAAAATCTTAAGAACCATATGATGAAATCAAACAGTGATGTTTGGGGAAAATATTATATAGAATCATTAAAATTCAACTGTAAAAATGAAATTAACAAAATACAGATGCCTGTTCTCATTCTATATGGAAGTAAGGCAGATTATATCAATATGTATAACAAATTCTATAAGAAACATCTCCCTTCATTAAGAGTTCATTTTGTGCAAAATGAATCTCATCAAATTCCCACTAGACGTTCTGAAGAAGTAAATAAAGTTGCGATTTCTTTTCTAGATGAACTTAAAGAGTAG
- a CDS encoding CapA family protein, with the protein MPTVKIFLMLIALTTFSACSHISVTGMEKKSQDKELQVSSHPPTQYPVSEKATPPKPVETTIKISVAGDFTIGSDESFGYHQTFVQEADQNGLEFFVQNIKDLFSQDDFTSVNLETTLTNSTQKADKKFRFKGTPEYTEILKLGSIEAVNLANNHTFDYLQRGYSDTVDNLTKYDVGYFGNESSYLTNIKGIDVGALGYNGWNDTKELRSQIETDIKNLRNQGAKIIIVHFHWGEERSYVPNSVQKSIGRFTIDQGADLVVGHHPHVVQGIEEYNGKFIVYSLGNFMFGGNRNPSDKDTFVFQQVFHLTDGELVDKKEIKVIPFRISSTTARNNYQPTPLDGDEAKRVLSKIYKLSAQISEPVWVAYDQSQ; encoded by the coding sequence ATGCCGACTGTGAAAATTTTTCTTATGTTAATAGCGTTAACAACATTTTCAGCTTGTAGCCATATTTCAGTTACTGGTATGGAGAAAAAGAGTCAAGATAAGGAGCTTCAAGTTTCTAGCCACCCTCCCACACAATACCCAGTTTCCGAAAAAGCAACTCCTCCAAAACCTGTCGAGACTACCATTAAGATTAGCGTTGCAGGAGATTTTACAATTGGTAGTGATGAAAGCTTTGGTTATCACCAAACCTTTGTTCAAGAGGCAGATCAAAATGGATTAGAATTCTTCGTACAAAATATAAAAGATCTGTTTAGTCAAGATGACTTTACTTCGGTTAACCTTGAAACAACTTTAACGAATTCTACTCAAAAGGCAGATAAAAAGTTCCGCTTCAAGGGTACCCCTGAATACACAGAGATCCTAAAGCTTGGAAGTATTGAGGCAGTAAATCTTGCTAATAATCATACCTTCGACTACCTTCAAAGAGGATATAGTGACACGGTTGACAATCTTACTAAGTATGATGTTGGTTACTTTGGTAATGAGAGTAGTTATCTAACTAACATTAAGGGTATAGACGTCGGTGCTCTAGGCTATAACGGTTGGAATGATACGAAAGAGTTAAGATCCCAAATTGAAACAGATATTAAAAACCTACGAAATCAAGGTGCAAAGATTATTATTGTCCATTTCCATTGGGGTGAAGAAAGAAGCTATGTTCCAAACTCTGTTCAGAAGTCAATTGGTCGATTTACAATCGATCAAGGCGCTGATTTGGTGGTTGGACACCACCCGCATGTTGTTCAAGGAATTGAGGAATACAATGGAAAGTTCATTGTGTATAGCCTCGGTAACTTTATGTTTGGAGGAAACCGTAATCCTTCTGATAAAGACACATTTGTGTTTCAGCAAGTATTCCATTTAACAGATGGCGAGTTAGTTGATAAAAAGGAAATCAAAGTGATTCCTTTTCGAATCTCATCCACGACAGCTAGAAATAACTATCAACCAACACCTTTGGATGGAGATGAAGCAAAAAGAGTCTTATCTAAGATCTATAAATTATCCGCACAGATCAGTGAACCTGTTTGGGTTGCTTACGATCAATCACAATAA